Part of the Limihaloglobus sulfuriphilus genome is shown below.
TTGTTGATTATGTCTATTTTATATAATTTTTAAATTTTCGTTTAACCTGAACAGAATTTCCAAAATTAATCAACAGTCCGTCATTTATACAAGTAGCATTGAGGTAATTTACCAGTTGTACCTCATGCTCTTTAGCCAGTGCACGGATTGCTTTTATCTCGACAATAACCAAATCATTAACAATCAAATCGGCCAAATATTCACCAACAATCTGGTTCCCATAATAAACGCTTAACGGTGCCTGCTGCGTGACAGAACATCCTGATCTCTGCAATTCCACACGCATGGCATTCTCATATACTTTCTCAAGAAAGCCCGAACCAAGAGTTTTATGCACTAAAAAGGCACAACCGATTATTTTCTCTGTTAGCTTGTCAATATTCATATATTATGTGGGCATAATTTACAAGATGGACAAGATTAAAATAACTAAATAAAAATCTTGTTAATCATGTCAATCATGTCTAATTGATTTTCTTGCCTATTAAGTTTTACTGCATCAGCAGCGAAGCGCTGTAGCTTCGGTTGCCTTCCCTGGTGACCGTATCGGTTCTGAAATAGTTCCAGACAATATCAATATTGAGATATTTAATCCCGCTGTCCCACGCTACCGACATCGCGGTATAGTAGTACACGCCGTTGAGCACTACCACGTAGCCGGTGCCGTTGATCAGATACGCCGACTCGCCGATCGAGGGATATTTGGCGCTTGTTGCGATCGAGAAGTTATCCGCGTTGATAATCGCCAGCGGAAGCTGGTTTATCGGGTCATAGTCATACGCCCCGCCGTAGCCCCGCCAGCTCTCAAGCAGGATATTGCCGACCATAGAAGCGCCCACATACCCTTCTGCGCGTCGGGCTTCAACCACCGAGTAGTACTTGTAGCCTGAAGCGCCGAGGATAATGATTATCAATATCGAAAGACCCATAAGAACCTCGATATAGGTAAAGCCCCGGCCGGTATTCAATTTTCCGCTTTTGTTGTTCATGTTTTATTTAAATAAGAAAATCCGCAGATTACGCAGATTTTCGCTGATTATTTTTTGTATCTATTAACTTTTTAAATTATTGTTTTACCATGAAGTTATTGAAGAAATTGAAGTTTTTATTATATGTCTTCTTGATTCCCTTCATGGCAGCTACAAATACGAAAATTCAAATCTCTACTATTATTCTGTCTTCACTTTTAAAGGCACTGAGAAAATTCGTGAGTTTTCTCTACAATAATGCTTATCTATTAACTTTTTAAACTCTTCGCAGTCCGGCCGCCCCGGACGACACAAAAAAGCGACAGGCAGGGATGCCTGTCCTACGTAATTAAATCTGCGACAATCTGCGTAATCTGCGGATTTACCGGATTCTCAATTCTCTCCCTCAAGTATCAGCTCATATTCGCCGCTTGAGTAGAGGTTGAACTGTCCGGGCGTGCCGGGTGCGTTTTCCTTGGTAGATACGCAGACAATCTTGTACTCAAGCTCCGTGGCCGTCCATACAAGATCGGTGATCTGATAATCGCTCAGCGTGAAATACTTACCCTCGAGGTCTCCCGGCCCGAATCCAAGCGCCTTGACATCCGCCGGCGGGCCGCCCTCGCCGCACGTCTGGGCATAGTAGCCGCGCAGAGAGGTTGCGATCGCTCCGCAGCCGGTCTTGCCCTCCGTCCATTTGGCGGAATCGACAAAACGGGTTTGAAACGACATTCCGATAGCTGATAATATGGTGATTATCAACACTACCACCATCAGCTCTACAAGTGTAAAGCCCGAATTACGCCTGAATGTTACGCCTTCGCAAAACATTGTATTTAGTTTTCAAACACCCCCAACGCGGCTTGCCCGCGCGCATCCTATACTGTTATCATACCCGATACTAAAAAACCAAAGGGAGGGGAAAATCCCCTCCCGTTGGATCAAACCATTTTATTAATCTTCATTAAGGCTGCCGTCAGAGCTGTCATAGGTAAACGGGCCACCGTCAGGTCCACCTTCTGGTGATGTACAGGTCACTGTAAAGACAAGATCGGATTCACTCCAAGTAACGATATTGAACGCATAGTCTCCACCCGTACCATCGTCGCCGGGGCCAGAAAAATACGTACCATCAAGATCACCGCTTTCGAAACCAAGATCGCCCAAAGTAGCCGGTTCGGACCCATAAGTAGAATTTCCACCGGACTCTGCATACATTGCCCTTATAGCTGTGGCGATAGTACCGATACCGGCCTTGCCTTCAGCCCATTTAGCGGCATCGATACGGCCTCTGAGAAGCGGGATTGTTACAGCTGCAAGGATCGCTACGATCAGTACAACTACCATTAATTCAACAAGTGTAAAACCTTTACGTTTCATAATAAGTCTCCTATAAATGAAACACACTAAAATAAAAACCCTCCCCGCCGAACAGCCGGCAGGAAAACTAAAGAGCTTTTTAATTACTTTAATTAGGAAAATCCGCAGATTACGCAGATTTTCGCTGATTATTTTCGTAGCTATTTATTTTTTAATTCTTCGTAGGTCGGGCTTCCAGCCCGACACAAATTAAATTCCCCTCTCGTAGAGGGGTGCCCGAAAGACGGGTTTTTTGCACGCTAAAGCGTGTACTCTTACTAAGTAGGTCAACCGTCCTCGGTT
Proteins encoded:
- a CDS encoding GxxExxY protein; this encodes MNIDKLTEKIIGCAFLVHKTLGSGFLEKVYENAMRVELQRSGCSVTQQAPLSVYYGNQIVGEYLADLIVNDLVIVEIKAIRALAKEHEVQLVNYLNATCINDGLLINFGNSVQVKRKFKNYIK
- a CDS encoding type IV pilin protein, coding for MFCEGVTFRRNSGFTLVELMVVVLIITILSAIGMSFQTRFVDSAKWTEGKTGCGAIATSLRGYYAQTCGEGGPPADVKALGFGPGDLEGKYFTLSDYQITDLVWTATELEYKIVCVSTKENAPGTPGQFNLYSSGEYELILEGEN
- a CDS encoding type IV pilin protein, coding for MKRKGFTLVELMVVVLIVAILAAVTIPLLRGRIDAAKWAEGKAGIGTIATAIRAMYAESGGNSTYGSEPATLGDLGFESGDLDGTYFSGPGDDGTGGDYAFNIVTWSESDLVFTVTCTSPEGGPDGGPFTYDSSDGSLNED